Proteins encoded together in one Lathyrus oleraceus cultivar Zhongwan6 chromosome 5, CAAS_Psat_ZW6_1.0, whole genome shotgun sequence window:
- the LOC127083097 gene encoding signal peptidase complex subunit 1 — MDWQGQNLAEKLMQIMLLAFAVIAFGTGYLTASFQTMILIYAGGVVLTTLVTVPNWPFFNRHPLKWLDPSEVEKHPKPQPSPIVNSKKKPIKK, encoded by the coding sequence ATGGATTGGCAAGGGCAAAACCTAGCAGAGAAGCTAATGCAGATAATGTTGCTTGCGTTTGCTGTGATTGCATTTGGCACGGGATACCTTACGGCTTCTTTCCAGACGATGATCCTCATATATGCTGGTGGTGTGGTTCTCACCACATTGGTGACTGTTCCGAATTGGCCGTTTTTCAACCGCCATCCTCTCAAGTGGTTGGATCCAAGTGAGGTAGAAAAGCACCCAAAGCCACAACCATCTCCAATTGTGAATTCGAAGAAGAAACCCATTAAGAAGTAG
- the LOC127083098 gene encoding 60S ribosomal protein L17-2 produces the protein MVKYSQEADNPTKSTKARGADLRVHFKNTRETAFAIRKLPLTKAKRYLEDVLAHKQAIPFRRFCRGVGRTAQAKNRHSNGQGRWPAKSAKFILDLLKNAESNAEVKGLDVDALYVSHIQVNQAQKQRRRTYRAHGRINPYMSSPCHIELILSEKEEPVQKEPETQLATNKKKSQALRSGASS, from the exons ATGGTGAAGTACTCCCAAGAGGCCGACAATCCCACCAAAT CAACGAAGGCCAGAGGCGCTGACCTTAGGGTTCATTTCAAG AACACTAGGGAAACCGCGTTTGCAATCAGGAAGTTGCCACTCACCAAAGCCAAAAGATACTTGGAAGATGTTTTGGCCCACAAACAGGCTATTCCTTTCCGACGCTTTTGCCGTGGTGTTGGGAGAACAGCCCAAGCCAAGAACAGGCATTCCAATGGGCAAGGACGTTGGCCTGCCAAGTCTGCTAAATTTATTCTTGATTTGCTTAAGAATGCTGAGAGTAATGCTGAA GTGAAAGGTTTGGATGTGGATGCACTCTATGTTTCTCATATCCAGGTCAATCAAGCTCAAAAGCAAAGACGTCGTACTTACAGGGCTCATGGAAGAATCAATC CTTACATGTCATCTCCATGCCACATTGAGCTCATATTATCCGAGaaggaagagcctgtccagaaaGAG CCCGAGACCCAGTTGGCAACAAACAAGAAGAAGTCTCAAGCTCTTCGAAGTGGTGCTTCATCTTAG